A region of the Bacillus sp. NP247 genome:
CCGCAAATATTTAATGTACGTTCGAATATGAAGAGGTTTCACCTTATCAACATCCGTAATCTTTAGTTCTCTTTCTAAATATGAAGCAAATAGTTTCAACGTTTGGTCGTATGACCGAATTGTTTTCCTACTTAAATGCTTTGCATCGCAATGAAGCAAAAAGTTTTCAACATTCATCTGAAAGTTATTCATACAACAAAAAAACCTCCTAGCTATTGGAATTAAAATTTCAATCCAATAAATAGAAGGTTTTTAAATTAACCGCCAATTACCTATGTACTTTATTGCCTACATACATAATTCGTTGGTTATTAAATTTTGTTATGAAATACGCTTAACACCTTGATATTACAGCGTTTACGAAGCCTTATGTTCAAGTCTCAGCTTATCCGCAACCATTGCGATGAACTCGGAATTCGTAGGTTTTGCTTTTGACATGGATACTGTATAACCAAATAAGGACGAAATAGAATCAATATTCCCACGGCTCCAAGCTACTTCAATTGCGTGACGGATTGCGCGCTCAACACGACTTGCTGTTGTATTATATTTCTTTGCGATATCTGGATATAATACTTTAGTAATAGACCCTAGTAATTCGATATCATTGTACACCATAGAGATTGCTTCTCGTAAGTACATGTACCCTTTAATATGAGCGGGTACACCAATTTCATGAATGATACTTGTAATACTCGCATCTAAGTTTTTCGGTTTTCCATCGATCGTTGTTGCTGATCGGAAAGATGGTAATGGACGTTTAATAGTAGCACTTTCCTTACCACTAACTTGACGAATATGACTTGTTAAATTCTCCATATCAAATGGTTTTAATATGAAATATGATGCCCCTAAATCAACCGCTTTTTTCGTCACATCTTCTTGTCCGAATGCTGTCAACATAATAACGCTAGGTTGTCTTAACCTTTCAATATGTCGCATTTTCTCTAGCACAGCTAGACCATCTAAATGTGGCATAATAATGTCCAAAACGAGTATATCAGGCTGCTTCTCTTTCAATAAGTTTAAACATTCTTGACCATTGTAAGCAATTCCGATAACTTCCATATCATCTTGGGCAGCAACATAGCTCTCTAGCATCGATACCAATTCTTTATTATCATCCACAAGACATACTTTAATTTTCTCCACAGTTTTTCCTCCCTTACCGAATCGATTCTTCCGACATGTGTAAGCTTCTAGGCTACATGAATTGTTCGACAATTGTGTGAAAATTCCCTTTAAAGTTTCTTACTTTCCGATAAAATCACAAAAAAATATGTTTATCGTTCATTTTTTTCTTTTCGCAACACATTCCATCATAGAATTACAGCGAAACGTTCAACCCTTTGCTTATATCTTACAACAAAAAACAGCTCTTGCGGAACTTTTACAAAATTTCAACGAATTTTTCAAGAGAAAAGCGAGCTAATATGTATTAGCTCGCTTTTTTCTCTTGATCATAAATATTAATTCCAGCCTCATGTAACATCCATTCAATATGAACACCGTATCCTGACGTTGGATCATTTACAAATACATGTGTAACCGCACCAATTACTTTCCCATTTTGCACAATCGGACTTCCACTCATTCCTTGTACAATACCACCCGTTTTTGCTAGTAAACGTTTATCTGTCACTTTTATAACCATACCTTTTGTAGCCGGGAACTTTTGTGGTACCGTACTAACAACTTCAATATCAAACGCTTCCACCTTATCTTGATCAATAACTGTTAATATTTTCGCTGGCCCTTCTTTTACTTGATGGGATAATGCGATAGGCATTGCTTTATCCATTATGCCGTTTGTCATATTTGTGTTTAATTTCCCAAAAATACCATACGGGCTATTTATTGTAATATTACCAATCACTTCACGATCCGGTGAAAATCTTGCTAATTTTTCTCCCGGGTTCCCGTGACTTCCTCTTTCAATAGACGTTACTGTCGAACGCATAATTTGTCCATCTTCTACTTGAATTGGCTTTTTTGTATCATTATCAGAAATTACATGACCAAGCGCTCCATATTTCATAGAATCTGGATGTACAAATGTCATCGTTCCGATACCAGCTGCTGAATCACGAATATACAGTCCAATTCGGTAAGAGGATTCACCATTGTCTTTTTGTGGTGTTAGCTTAGCACGAATATATTTTCCATCTCTTAATAAAACAAGATTAAGCGGTTCACCTGTTTCTCCACTATTATGAATAAATGGTGCTACATCACTCATTCTTTCAATTGTTTTACCATTGATTTCAGTAATCATATCTCCAATCTGTACACCAGCTGTTTCACCAGGAGATACTTTACCCTTTTCAGTTTGAATTAAATGATGGCCTACAACAAGTACACCTTTTGTGTTCAATTTTACACCAATCGATTGTCCACCTGGAATAACTTTAAAATCTTTTAATACTTTCACGTTTACTTTTTTCACTGGAAAACCAGCAAGTTGAAACACCATATCAGCTTCACCATTTTGATGAGAATTCACCATAAGTTCTTGTTCATTTGAACTTACAGTAAATACATTACGATTTGTAGATGCAGCCTTAAAAACTGGTAATGATGCTATTTCTGATTGTTGTCCTTCAAAAACAACAAGTTGCTTCGGCGATGAAATAAACGTTCGAAGCGGTTTAAAACATCCAATAAAAACTAGAGAAACAAGGAGACAAAGACCTATTATTTTTCGAAATCTTTCTAATTTCAATTTGTTCACTCTCCTCGCTCCTACCCCACATTCAGCCTCTTGGCTTCACTTTTTAATCTCTCCTTGCAGCGCTTTATTTATAACCGGAAGAATTAAGAAATCGTCATTTGAGAAAAAAAAGCTATCCATTACTGGATAGCCTCTGCTGTCTGTTTGAAATGATGCGCTTGCGTAAGTAACTCTTTCGCATGCTCTGTCGTTAAATCTGTAATTTCAACACCAGAAATCATTCGAGCAATTTCTGTTACTTTTTCATCCGTACTTAACACGGTAACCGATGTAATCGTCCGATCATTCGCCACTTGTTTTCTAATAAATAAATGAGAGTCCGCCATTGAAGCTACTTGAGGTAAGTGCGTAATACAAAGTACTTGCGAGTTTACTGATACACGATAAATTTTTTCCGCAATAGCCTGTGCCACCCGACCACTCACACCCGTATCCACTTCATCAAAAATAACAGATGCAACACCTTGATGCTTAGAAAAAATGCTTTTTAAAGCTAAAATAATACGAGATAACTCTCCGCCAGAAGCGACCTTTGAAAGTGGCTTTAAAGGTTCACCCGGATTCGTTGAAATATAAAATTCCACATGATCGTAGCCATCCGCCGTAAGTTTTACCGGTGTTCCTTCCACGAGAGGTTCTTCTACATTTCCTACCCTCTTCATAATTCTCACTTCAAATTTCGTTTTTTCCATATATAGTTCTTTTAATTCTTGATGAATAGCGCTTGTAAGATGATCTGCAAGCTCATGACGCATAGTACTTAACAACGTTGCTTCTTTTACAATAACACTTTCTAATTTCGTTAACTGCTTTCTCGTCGTTTCAATATGTACGTCTTTATTTTCAATCGTAAAAATTTCTTGTTCAATTTTATCAGCATACGCTAAAATCTCTTCTACAGTATTTCCATACTTTCTCTTTAACATACGGATTTCATTCAAACGTGTTTCAATTTCATCTAGACGTTTCGGATCATATTCCATCATATCTAACTTTTCTCTAAGCTGGTATGCAACTTCTTCTAATAAGTAATAACTATTTGCAATAGAATCATGATTTTCTTGATACGCTTCATCTAAGTGCGTAATACTCTCCATTTGTCCCATTGCATTTCTTACGTGATCTAATCCCTGTCCGTCTCCACTTAACGAACGATACGCATCTCCTAATGCTTTATAAATCTTTTCAAAATTAGAGATTTTTAATCGTTCCTCAGTCAATTCATATTCTTCATCCATTTTTAAATCCGCCTTACGAATTTCTTCATGTTGGAATTGAATTAAATCTAGACGATGGGCCATTTGTTGTTCATTTTCACTCAAAGATTTCAGCTGTTTTTTTAACTTCTCATAGTCTGTATATACATTTTGATATATGTCCAATTGTTTAACAATGCGATTTCCATCAAAATGATCAAGCATAAACATATGACGCTCTTCATTCATTAAATCTTGTGTTTCATGCTGTCCATGAATATCAACTAGCGTTTTTCCAATCTCTTTTAATATGCTGAGTGTAACAAGTTTCCCATTTACACGACAGACACTTTTTCCGTTCGCAGCGATGTCACGCTTCAAAATAATCATGCCATCTTCTATTTCTATATCTAACTCTTCTGCCTTTGCGATACATGGATGCTTGTCATCCTCTACATAGAATAATCCTTCTATCTCAGCCTTTTCTGTTCCATATCGAACAAATTCTGCTGAACCACGGCCACCAACAAGCAAACTAATTGCATCAATAATAATAGATTTTCCAGCTCCTGTTTCACCACTTAAAACGGTTAAACCTTTTTGAAAAGAAATATTTAATGCCTCAATAATAGCAAAGTTTCTGATCGATAATTCCGATAACAATGCCCCATTCACCTCGTTATAAACTAATCCCCTATTAAGGGCTTTTCTCAGTATTCTTCATTCAAATAGTTATACTATATGTTTGTATGTATAAATTACTCTTCTAACCCGCTCCATTGTACCAAACATTCGTTTTACGGGTCAATCCACCTATTTTCTAACTTCATTCAAAAAAAAATAATGTATTGTATTTGAAAATCCGTATTTTTCGCCAATAAAAATATCTTGTTTACTTTCCACTTTACAGAGGAAAGTAAACAAGATTTTTCTGTTACAGCATATTTAAGAAACGATCAGAGACAACACCTGTATCTTCAGGTGTACGGCAAATAATTAAGCAAGTATCATCACCACAAATGGTTCCAACGATCTCATCCCACTCTAAATGATCAATAAGTGCCCCAAGTGAATGAGCGTTACCAGGCAATGTTTTTAGCACCAGCATATGTCCTGCCGTGTCTAATTTTACAAATGAATCCACTAGATTTCGTTTTAATTTTTGCAACGGATTAAATCGTTGATCTGCTGGCAAGCTATATTTATAGCGACCATCATGTAATGGTACCTTCACTAAGTGCAGTTCTTTAATATCGCGCGATACTGTTGCTTGCGTTACATTAAACCCCACATTACGTAAAATATCAACTAGTTCATCTTGTGTTTCAATTTCTTTGTTCGCAATAATTTCCCTGATTTTAATATGGCGCTGACCTTTATTCATACATTTGCACCTCACACTATCTCTTACCATAGTTTAAACATTGGTATACTTCATTTATTTATGTTAACGTATAATCCGCTACTTGTACACAATTGTTTTTACAATCATTATACAATTACAACAAAAAGAGGAACAACATATGTTATTCCCCTTTCCCTTTTTGTTTTAGAACATCATGCGCTTCTGTAACAACTTGCTCAATAGAAACCGGAGAATGATTTTCACCATTCTCACGCTCACCGTGCCACTTTAGATGAATTAAAAATTCAATATTTCCATCCCCGCCTGTAATTGGTGAGAATGTTAAACCTTCGACATTATAGCCTTCCTTAAGAGCAAAATCGACAATCATTTCCACGACAGCTTCATGTACTTTTCTATCACGAACAATGCCTTTTTTCCCGACTTGTTCTCGTCCAGCTTCAAACTGAGGTTTAATCAATGCAGCCACATCACCATTTGGCGTAAGCATTGTTTTTAAAACCGGCAATATAAGCCTTAATGATATAAATGAAACATCAATACTTGCAAACTGCGGTAAACCACGCTCTAAATCTGCCGGTGTCACGTAACGGAAATTCGTTCGTTCCATCACAACAACACGCTCATCTTGACGCAATTTCCACGCAAGTTGATTATATCCTACATCTAATGCGTAGGATAACTTCGCCCCATTTTGAAGCGCACAGTCTGTAAAACCACCAGTTGATGAACCAATATCTATCATAACTTTATCTTGTAAATCAAGTTT
Encoded here:
- the spo0A gene encoding sporulation transcription factor Spo0A, giving the protein MEKIKVCLVDDNKELVSMLESYVAAQDDMEVIGIAYNGQECLNLLKEKQPDILVLDIIMPHLDGLAVLEKMRHIERLRQPSVIMLTAFGQEDVTKKAVDLGASYFILKPFDMENLTSHIRQVSGKESATIKRPLPSFRSATTIDGKPKNLDASITSIIHEIGVPAHIKGYMYLREAISMVYNDIELLGSITKVLYPDIAKKYNTTASRVERAIRHAIEVAWSRGNIDSISSLFGYTVSMSKAKPTNSEFIAMVADKLRLEHKAS
- the spoIVB gene encoding SpoIVB peptidase codes for the protein MNKLKLERFRKIIGLCLLVSLVFIGCFKPLRTFISSPKQLVVFEGQQSEIASLPVFKAASTNRNVFTVSSNEQELMVNSHQNGEADMVFQLAGFPVKKVNVKVLKDFKVIPGGQSIGVKLNTKGVLVVGHHLIQTEKGKVSPGETAGVQIGDMITEINGKTIERMSDVAPFIHNSGETGEPLNLVLLRDGKYIRAKLTPQKDNGESSYRIGLYIRDSAAGIGTMTFVHPDSMKYGALGHVISDNDTKKPIQVEDGQIMRSTVTSIERGSHGNPGEKLARFSPDREVIGNITINSPYGIFGKLNTNMTNGIMDKAMPIALSHQVKEGPAKILTVIDQDKVEAFDIEVVSTVPQKFPATKGMVIKVTDKRLLAKTGGIVQGMSGSPIVQNGKVIGAVTHVFVNDPTSGYGVHIEWMLHEAGINIYDQEKKAS
- the recN gene encoding DNA repair protein RecN, which translates into the protein MLSELSIRNFAIIEALNISFQKGLTVLSGETGAGKSIIIDAISLLVGGRGSAEFVRYGTEKAEIEGLFYVEDDKHPCIAKAEELDIEIEDGMIILKRDIAANGKSVCRVNGKLVTLSILKEIGKTLVDIHGQHETQDLMNEERHMFMLDHFDGNRIVKQLDIYQNVYTDYEKLKKQLKSLSENEQQMAHRLDLIQFQHEEIRKADLKMDEEYELTEERLKISNFEKIYKALGDAYRSLSGDGQGLDHVRNAMGQMESITHLDEAYQENHDSIANSYYLLEEVAYQLREKLDMMEYDPKRLDEIETRLNEIRMLKRKYGNTVEEILAYADKIEQEIFTIENKDVHIETTRKQLTKLESVIVKEATLLSTMRHELADHLTSAIHQELKELYMEKTKFEVRIMKRVGNVEEPLVEGTPVKLTADGYDHVEFYISTNPGEPLKPLSKVASGGELSRIILALKSIFSKHQGVASVIFDEVDTGVSGRVAQAIAEKIYRVSVNSQVLCITHLPQVASMADSHLFIRKQVANDRTITSVTVLSTDEKVTEIARMISGVEITDLTTEHAKELLTQAHHFKQTAEAIQ
- the argR gene encoding arginine repressor ArgR — encoded protein: MNKGQRHIKIREIIANKEIETQDELVDILRNVGFNVTQATVSRDIKELHLVKVPLHDGRYKYSLPADQRFNPLQKLKRNLVDSFVKLDTAGHMLVLKTLPGNAHSLGALIDHLEWDEIVGTICGDDTCLIICRTPEDTGVVSDRFLNML
- a CDS encoding TlyA family RNA methyltransferase, with the translated sequence MSVKKERVDVLLVERGLIETREKAKRAVMAGLVYANEMRLDKPGEKISQDTEITVKGQVMPYVSRGGYKLEKALETFKLDLQDKVMIDIGSSTGGFTDCALQNGAKLSYALDVGYNQLAWKLRQDERVVVMERTNFRYVTPADLERGLPQFASIDVSFISLRLILPVLKTMLTPNGDVAALIKPQFEAGREQVGKKGIVRDRKVHEAVVEMIVDFALKEGYNVEGLTFSPITGGDGNIEFLIHLKWHGERENGENHSPVSIEQVVTEAHDVLKQKGKGE